A DNA window from Pseudodesulfovibrio thermohalotolerans contains the following coding sequences:
- a CDS encoding response regulator, with translation MIKDTKTATIHILIVDDEPDFASTLAKRLAHLGARAATAASGVDAYAVLESSPVDVVLLDMNMPDLNGLETLKIIRKNFPRAKVIVLTGEGDMNRHMQSLEAGAFDYLLKPVPLEQLWERIQDAIRA, from the coding sequence GTGATAAAAGACACCAAGACCGCAACAATTCACATCCTGATCGTCGACGACGAGCCCGACTTCGCGTCCACGCTGGCCAAACGGCTGGCTCACCTCGGAGCGCGGGCGGCCACGGCCGCGAGCGGTGTCGACGCCTATGCCGTGCTGGAGTCCTCCCCCGTGGACGTGGTCCTGCTGGACATGAACATGCCCGACCTGAATGGACTGGAGACCCTCAAGATCATTCGCAAGAACTTTCCCCGCGCCAAGGTCATCGTGCTCACGGGAGAAGGCGACATGAACCGGCACATGCAGTCTCTCGAAGCGGGGGCCTTCGACTACCTGCTCAAGCCCGTTCCGCTGGAACAGCTATGGGAACGCATCCAGGACGCCATACGAGCGTAG
- a CDS encoding glycosyltransferase family A protein, translating into MAAWFESEAAKGAGLPLVAQAVQLQGLLSQWDWLVDFLERHVVPADPEVGRLLLADVCLAGGRYDRAVAELERAVALYGLAGWGLRLASARAAAGNTDGAVRLLGRVLEDFPEHVTALLYFDSLVFPPGRNGRLDGKCAVSIYSYNKAEELGRTLESVLASNLGPEVGDVTVRVLVNGSTDDSRAVAEAARDRFGGNMEIVALPVNVGAPAARNWLLDAARRDGARWIVYLDDDVLVPCDWLAGLAAGVKDFPEAGVWGCRVADVRSPSLVQHGDGFLLPPDEAARRGGRVSLQEPCVEVMAESLLGYRRYAASVTGCCHLFETDSLAGSGGFDLLFSPSQFDDLDLDLRRLRQGKLAAYLGDVRITHLRESTHFLKLSEGAAARSEMHRHILEERHAPVLPELCAIQRASVRADLAARRERFQESGLLPDNS; encoded by the coding sequence ATGGCGGCCTGGTTCGAAAGCGAGGCTGCCAAGGGCGCGGGACTTCCCCTGGTGGCTCAGGCGGTTCAGTTGCAAGGGCTGCTTTCGCAATGGGATTGGCTGGTCGATTTTCTTGAACGGCATGTGGTTCCGGCGGACCCGGAGGTGGGACGGCTGTTGCTTGCGGACGTCTGTTTGGCCGGGGGACGATACGACCGGGCCGTGGCGGAATTGGAGAGGGCCGTCGCGTTGTATGGGTTGGCTGGATGGGGATTGCGCCTGGCATCGGCCCGGGCCGCAGCGGGTAATACAGACGGTGCCGTGCGGTTGCTCGGCAGGGTTTTGGAGGATTTTCCGGAACACGTCACGGCCTTGCTGTATTTTGACAGCCTGGTTTTCCCGCCCGGCCGCAACGGCAGGCTGGATGGCAAGTGCGCGGTCTCCATATATTCCTATAACAAAGCTGAAGAACTGGGGCGGACTCTGGAGAGCGTGCTGGCTTCGAATCTCGGTCCCGAGGTCGGCGACGTCACCGTGCGTGTGTTGGTCAACGGGAGTACCGACGACAGCCGGGCCGTGGCCGAGGCCGCGCGCGACAGGTTCGGCGGCAACATGGAGATCGTCGCCCTGCCCGTGAATGTGGGCGCGCCCGCTGCGCGCAATTGGCTGCTGGACGCGGCCCGCCGCGACGGGGCGCGTTGGATCGTCTACCTGGACGACGATGTGCTCGTGCCGTGCGACTGGTTGGCTGGGCTGGCCGCGGGCGTGAAGGATTTTCCCGAAGCCGGAGTGTGGGGATGCCGTGTCGCGGACGTGCGGTCGCCGAGTCTCGTTCAGCACGGCGACGGCTTCCTGCTTCCGCCGGATGAGGCGGCGCGCAGGGGAGGACGGGTCTCACTACAGGAACCCTGCGTGGAGGTCATGGCCGAGTCGCTGCTGGGCTATCGTCGCTATGCGGCCTCGGTAACCGGCTGCTGCCATCTCTTCGAAACGGATTCCCTGGCCGGGAGCGGCGGTTTCGATCTGCTTTTCTCTCCCAGCCAGTTCGATGACCTAGATCTCGACCTGCGCAGGCTCCGCCAGGGCAAGCTCGCCGCCTATCTGGGCGATGTCCGCATCACTCATTTGCGGGAGTCCACGCATTTCCTGAAGTTGTCGGAAGGCGCGGCCGCCCGGAGCGAAATGCACCGTCATATCCTAGAGGAACGCCATGCGCCCGTCCTGCCCGAACTGTGCGCGATACAACGCGCTTCGGTGCGGGCGGATTTGGCGGCGAGACGCGAACGGTTTCAGGAATCCGGATTGTTGCCCGACAATTCGTAG
- a CDS encoding sensor histidine kinase encodes MHPEKKSSYDNLSRNLSLTVITVSFAPLILVGGLLFHQFRSIYTEKVFAHLAEVVDKHAANINTFLRDKLTEVQYISRTSSFEDLTAPGRLEKALRGMQQQYGRIFVDLGIVDSQGRQVAYAGPFSLYGADYSEADWFRNSKERDAIISDVFEGLRQSPHFIISISQGKGEDRWTLRATIDFLSFSSLVRNLHIGETGFAYIVNSRGVYQTRPKDKRNQDLELTPRRELTRLESLAGVSIYESFDGEGDNYITVSAPIKGGGWELIYQQKASDAFSAMTRTEFVTLIIFLIGGVSIVAMALIISRKLVLRFQAIDQESELMSKQIVETGKLAAIGELAAGIAHEINNPVAIMIEEAGWVGDLMEDEGRELPSYAEIRRALTQVGNQGRRCKDITHKLLSFARQTDSRVIEMSVPEFIREVVEISMQQARFAQVEFDLDLDESMPRISTSATELQQVLLNLVNNAIQAMEPEGGKLSISCFMETGQAVITVGDTGPGIPAANLGRIFDPFFTTKPVGKGSGLGLSICFGIIHQMGGEIDVESTVGVGTRFTIRLPMPSPSWQPETRQENQDD; translated from the coding sequence ATGCATCCTGAGAAGAAGTCATCATACGACAACCTGTCGCGAAATCTATCGCTGACAGTTATCACGGTGTCCTTCGCCCCCCTCATTTTGGTGGGCGGCCTTCTCTTCCACCAGTTCCGCTCCATATATACTGAGAAGGTTTTTGCCCATCTGGCCGAGGTTGTGGACAAACACGCGGCCAACATCAATACGTTTCTTCGGGACAAGCTCACCGAGGTCCAATACATCAGCCGGACCTCCTCCTTCGAAGACCTGACAGCCCCGGGCCGTCTGGAAAAGGCCCTGCGCGGGATGCAGCAGCAATACGGCCGCATCTTCGTGGATTTGGGCATAGTCGACAGCCAGGGCCGTCAAGTGGCCTATGCCGGGCCGTTCAGCCTGTACGGCGCGGACTATTCAGAAGCCGACTGGTTTCGCAACTCCAAGGAACGCGACGCCATCATCAGCGACGTTTTCGAGGGCTTGCGCCAGTCTCCCCACTTCATCATCTCCATCAGCCAGGGGAAGGGCGAAGACCGCTGGACCCTGCGCGCGACCATCGATTTTCTGTCCTTCAGTTCCCTGGTGCGCAACCTCCACATCGGCGAGACCGGGTTCGCCTACATCGTCAACAGCCGGGGCGTGTATCAGACCCGCCCCAAGGACAAGCGTAACCAGGACCTGGAATTGACTCCGCGTCGCGAACTCACCCGGCTGGAATCCCTTGCCGGCGTTTCCATCTATGAATCCTTTGACGGCGAGGGCGATAACTATATCACCGTGTCCGCGCCCATCAAGGGCGGGGGATGGGAGCTGATCTATCAGCAGAAGGCTTCCGACGCCTTCTCGGCCATGACCCGCACCGAGTTCGTCACCCTGATTATTTTCCTCATCGGCGGCGTGAGCATCGTGGCCATGGCTCTGATTATCTCCCGCAAGCTCGTGCTTCGGTTCCAGGCCATAGACCAGGAGTCCGAACTCATGAGCAAGCAGATCGTCGAGACCGGCAAGTTGGCGGCCATCGGCGAGCTGGCCGCGGGCATCGCTCACGAGATCAACAATCCCGTGGCCATCATGATCGAGGAAGCGGGCTGGGTCGGCGATCTCATGGAGGACGAGGGCCGTGAACTGCCGTCCTATGCCGAGATACGGCGGGCGCTCACCCAGGTCGGCAACCAGGGGCGGCGGTGCAAGGACATCACCCACAAGCTCTTGAGTTTCGCCAGGCAGACCGACTCCCGCGTGATCGAGATGTCCGTGCCCGAATTTATCCGCGAGGTGGTCGAAATTTCCATGCAGCAGGCCCGGTTCGCCCAGGTTGAGTTCGACCTCGATCTGGACGAGTCCATGCCCCGCATCAGCACGTCGGCCACCGAGCTGCAACAGGTGCTGCTCAATCTGGTGAACAACGCCATCCAGGCCATGGAGCCCGAGGGCGGCAAGCTGTCCATCTCCTGCTTCATGGAGACGGGCCAGGCGGTCATCACGGTGGGGGATACCGGTCCCGGCATCCCCGCCGCGAATCTGGGCCGGATTTTTGATCCGTTCTTCACCACGAAGCCCGTAGGCAAGGGGAGCGGCCTGGGATTGTCCATATGTTTCGGAATAATCCACCAGATGGGTGGTGAGATAGATGTGGAAAGCACAGTGGGCGTGGGAACGCGGTTTACCATCCGGCTGCCGATGCCGTCGCCCTCATGGCAACCTGAAACGCGACAGGAGAATCAAGATGACTGA
- a CDS encoding glycosyltransferase family protein has product MNIAVLTFDSPDSACARYRVLAPLRHESVKVNWAVRKQGEDHAVNHDALLKADVILVQKFFPLDFTEELLDACFNSGKPVIYETDDLLQAIPEENPQHDLARRTLRTLDKIAHRFAAISVPTRALATAFKRRNARVAVTPNRLDTTLWAPSEPRQDGTPVRILYAGTPTHSADLETLRAPLSRLLDKYGEAVELTLFGCSSPSIERLAEVRILPPTENYAAYAEAMNKLSFDIGLAPLEDSLFNRAGSHVKWMEYAVRGIAGVFSDLPPYACVRHGRTGLLANSPRTWLDGLKTLIENPGARTRMAYSAQEEVLSDHALADDTPSELLALCYELSGNNPDS; this is encoded by the coding sequence TTGAATATAGCCGTTTTGACTTTCGACAGCCCGGATTCCGCCTGTGCCCGATACCGGGTCCTGGCACCACTTCGCCATGAATCCGTGAAGGTGAACTGGGCCGTTCGCAAACAGGGTGAGGATCACGCCGTGAATCACGACGCTCTGCTCAAGGCCGACGTCATCCTGGTGCAAAAATTCTTTCCCCTGGACTTTACCGAGGAACTGCTCGACGCCTGCTTCAACAGCGGAAAGCCGGTCATCTACGAGACGGACGACCTGCTCCAGGCCATACCCGAGGAGAACCCGCAACACGACCTCGCCCGCCGCACCTTGCGGACACTGGACAAGATCGCACACCGCTTCGCGGCCATCTCCGTCCCCACCCGTGCCCTGGCGACGGCCTTCAAACGCCGTAACGCCCGCGTGGCGGTCACGCCCAACAGACTGGACACGACTCTGTGGGCCCCCTCGGAACCAAGGCAGGATGGAACGCCCGTCCGAATCCTCTATGCAGGCACTCCCACCCATTCGGCCGACCTCGAAACCCTGCGGGCTCCCCTGTCCCGCCTGCTGGACAAGTACGGAGAGGCCGTCGAGCTGACTCTGTTCGGCTGCTCTTCCCCCTCCATTGAACGACTGGCCGAAGTGCGCATCCTGCCCCCGACCGAAAATTACGCGGCCTATGCCGAAGCCATGAATAAGCTTTCCTTCGACATCGGCCTCGCTCCACTGGAGGACTCCCTGTTCAACCGGGCCGGGAGCCATGTGAAATGGATGGAATACGCGGTACGCGGAATCGCGGGCGTTTTCAGCGACCTGCCGCCCTACGCCTGTGTGCGCCACGGCCGGACCGGCCTGCTGGCCAACTCGCCCCGGACATGGCTTGACGGTCTGAAAACCCTGATCGAGAACCCCGGAGCGCGGACCCGGATGGCGTACAGCGCACAGGAGGAAGTCCTGTCCGACCATGCCTTGGCCGACGACACGCCTAGCGAATTGCTCGCTCTGTGCTACGAATTGTCGGGCAACAATCCGGATTCCTGA
- a CDS encoding response regulator transcription factor produces the protein MDKAKNTENGVSRDMRLLIVDDETGFAEVLCKRMRRRGVDAASASSGDEAVRLLRREEFDAAIVDLKLQGMSGIEILKVFRLMAPEMPVVMLTGHGSEEARDECIKLGAAGYLSKPVDFDRLLAKALEVCAGRVRA, from the coding sequence GTGGACAAGGCCAAGAACACCGAAAACGGCGTCAGCCGGGACATGCGCCTGCTCATCGTGGACGATGAGACCGGGTTTGCCGAGGTCCTGTGCAAACGGATGCGCCGGCGCGGTGTGGACGCCGCTTCGGCGTCCAGCGGCGACGAGGCGGTGCGCCTGCTTCGTCGCGAGGAGTTCGACGCGGCCATTGTGGATCTCAAGCTCCAGGGCATGAGCGGTATCGAGATTCTCAAGGTGTTCCGGCTGATGGCTCCGGAAATGCCTGTGGTCATGCTGACCGGCCACGGTAGCGAAGAGGCGCGCGACGAGTGTATCAAGCTCGGCGCGGCGGGCTATCTCTCCAAGCCCGTTGATTTCGACAGACTGCTCGCCAAGGCGCTGGAAGTGTGCGCGGGGAGGGTGCGGGCGTGA
- a CDS encoding response regulator, translating to MTDATVLIVDDERGFVETMAKRLEKRNMTVFQAFNGDEAMVRLADHPNIQVVILDMKMPGKDGLVVLQEIKEAHPLVEVIMLTGHATVPSAVEGIQHGAFDYLMKPCSFEDLNQKIAEAVELKNEREEEAVEARLSNIAGRMG from the coding sequence ATGACTGATGCCACTGTTTTGATCGTGGACGACGAGCGGGGGTTCGTCGAGACCATGGCCAAGCGGCTCGAAAAGCGCAACATGACCGTTTTTCAGGCTTTCAACGGTGACGAGGCCATGGTCCGGCTGGCGGACCATCCGAACATCCAGGTGGTTATCCTGGACATGAAGATGCCCGGCAAGGACGGCTTGGTGGTCCTGCAGGAGATCAAGGAGGCGCACCCCCTGGTCGAGGTCATCATGTTGACCGGCCATGCCACGGTCCCCTCGGCGGTCGAGGGCATCCAGCACGGGGCCTTTGATTATCTGATGAAGCCGTGCAGCTTCGAGGATCTGAATCAGAAGATCGCCGAAGCCGTGGAGCTCAAGAACGAGCGCGAGGAAGAGGCCGTCGAGGCCCGGCTAAGCAACATCGCCGGGCGCATGGGGTAA
- a CDS encoding L-serine ammonia-lyase — protein MMPVTTSIFELLKIGPGPSSSHTIGPMKAGYDFMRLIRELPEKDRLAADDLEIRLFGSLSATGEGHGTPKAVMSGLLGSQPDTCGADTLERFADGSTPFELDLGVKFLSFAPDQIILDAVQHDHAHPNTMSFRLKAGETVLLERIYYSVGGGFLRWEGWEEPFRGEPVYPYSTMAELKTHLRKHSIRLHELILANEMSITGSTEDEIYMGLDHIIAVMEQAVENGIQTSGVLPGPIGLQRKAAAMYDRARQEYFQGPGFIKALNAYALAASEENAAGHCVVTAPTCGAAGVIPAIIFMLKRHTGALQTELREGLLAACAIGFLCKHNASISGAEVGCQGEVGVASTMAAAMIAYARGYRFQVTENAAEIALEHHLGLTCDPVGGYVQIPCIERNAMGAVKAFNAYLIASTLDESYQKVDLDKAIRAMAQTGRDMSAKYKETSEAGLALSFTEC, from the coding sequence ATGATGCCCGTGACCACATCCATATTCGAACTGCTCAAGATAGGTCCCGGTCCATCCAGTTCGCACACCATCGGCCCCATGAAGGCCGGATACGACTTCATGCGCCTGATCCGCGAACTGCCGGAAAAGGACAGGCTGGCCGCCGACGATCTCGAAATCAGGCTGTTCGGCTCCCTGTCCGCCACGGGCGAAGGGCACGGCACCCCCAAGGCGGTCATGTCCGGCCTGCTCGGCTCCCAGCCCGACACCTGCGGAGCCGACACCCTTGAGCGATTCGCGGATGGAAGCACCCCCTTCGAACTCGACCTGGGCGTCAAGTTCCTGTCCTTCGCCCCGGACCAAATCATCTTGGATGCCGTCCAGCATGACCACGCCCATCCCAACACCATGAGTTTCCGGCTCAAGGCCGGAGAAACCGTCCTGCTGGAACGAATCTACTATTCCGTTGGCGGCGGCTTCCTGCGTTGGGAAGGATGGGAAGAGCCCTTCCGCGGCGAGCCGGTCTACCCGTACTCGACCATGGCCGAACTGAAGACGCACCTGCGGAAGCATTCCATTCGCCTGCACGAACTTATCCTGGCCAACGAGATGTCCATCACCGGCTCCACGGAGGACGAGATATACATGGGGCTGGACCACATCATCGCGGTCATGGAGCAGGCCGTGGAAAACGGCATCCAGACCTCTGGGGTGCTGCCCGGCCCCATCGGGCTGCAACGCAAGGCGGCGGCCATGTACGACAGGGCCAGACAGGAATATTTCCAGGGTCCGGGCTTCATCAAGGCGCTCAACGCCTATGCCCTGGCCGCCTCCGAGGAAAACGCCGCAGGACACTGCGTGGTCACGGCCCCCACCTGCGGGGCGGCGGGCGTCATCCCGGCCATCATTTTCATGCTCAAACGGCACACGGGCGCCTTGCAGACCGAACTGCGCGAGGGACTGCTGGCCGCCTGCGCCATCGGATTCCTGTGCAAGCACAACGCATCCATCTCCGGGGCCGAAGTGGGCTGCCAGGGCGAGGTGGGCGTGGCCTCGACCATGGCCGCGGCCATGATCGCCTATGCCCGGGGATACCGATTCCAGGTCACGGAAAACGCCGCCGAGATCGCCCTGGAGCACCATCTGGGACTGACCTGCGACCCGGTGGGAGGCTACGTCCAGATTCCGTGCATCGAACGCAACGCCATGGGCGCGGTAAAGGCGTTCAACGCCTACCTCATCGCCTCGACACTGGATGAAAGCTATCAGAAGGTGGACTTGGACAAGGCCATCCGGGCCATGGCCCAGACCGGCCGGGACATGTCCGCGAAGTACAAGGAGACCTCGGAGGCGGGGCTGGCGCTAAGTTTCACTGAATGCTGA
- a CDS encoding response regulator, with protein sequence MNRIRVLLIDDEAGYTDALAKRLDRRGLSVTTAGGGAEALEIMGSKAFDVVLLDVRMAGMDGIKTLSAIKRQHPDVEVVMLTAHANTDIVISSLAMGAFDYLMKPADVEELVRKIEDAAMRKRSNSK encoded by the coding sequence GTGAACCGGATCAGGGTGCTGCTCATTGACGACGAGGCCGGGTACACCGATGCCCTGGCCAAGCGGCTGGATCGTCGCGGACTGTCGGTGACGACGGCCGGCGGCGGGGCGGAAGCCCTGGAGATTATGGGCTCGAAGGCATTCGACGTGGTCCTGCTCGATGTCAGGATGGCGGGCATGGACGGCATCAAGACCCTGAGCGCCATCAAGCGGCAGCATCCGGACGTGGAAGTGGTCATGCTGACCGCCCACGCCAATACGGACATTGTCATTTCAAGTCTGGCCATGGGGGCGTTCGACTACCTCATGAAGCCGGCGGATGTGGAGGAACTGGTTCGCAAGATCGAAGATGCGGCCATGAGAAAAAGAAGTAATTCGAAGTGA
- a CDS encoding amino acid ABC transporter ATP-binding protein, whose translation MISFKGVNKWYGDFQVLKNINLNVAKGEVVVVCGPSGSGKSTMIRCINRLEPIQEGDILVDGMNVSDPRTNMTLLRAEVGFVFQQFNLYPHMTVMENITLAPTLVRGMSRGDATAIGMDLLKKVGIPDKAGSYPSQLSGGQQQRVAIARGLAMQPKIMLFDEPTSALDPEMINEVLDVMKSLAREGMTMVCVTHEMGFAREVADRVIFMDDGYLIEENTPEEFFHNPQSDRTKDFLSKILSH comes from the coding sequence GTGATTTCTTTCAAAGGCGTCAACAAATGGTATGGGGACTTTCAGGTTCTCAAAAATATCAACCTCAATGTGGCCAAGGGAGAAGTCGTGGTGGTCTGCGGGCCTTCCGGCTCCGGCAAGTCCACCATGATCCGGTGTATCAACCGGCTGGAGCCCATCCAGGAAGGCGATATCCTGGTGGACGGCATGAATGTCTCCGACCCACGCACCAACATGACCCTGCTTCGCGCCGAAGTCGGCTTCGTCTTCCAGCAGTTCAATCTCTACCCGCACATGACGGTCATGGAGAACATCACCCTGGCACCGACGCTCGTCCGAGGCATGAGCCGGGGCGACGCCACCGCCATCGGCATGGACCTGCTCAAGAAAGTCGGCATCCCGGACAAGGCGGGCTCCTATCCGTCGCAGCTCTCCGGCGGCCAGCAACAGCGCGTAGCCATTGCGCGGGGACTCGCCATGCAGCCGAAAATCATGCTCTTCGACGAGCCCACGTCGGCGTTGGACCCGGAGATGATCAACGAGGTCCTGGACGTCATGAAATCCCTGGCCCGCGAAGGCATGACCATGGTTTGCGTCACCCACGAGATGGGATTCGCCAGGGAAGTTGCGGACCGGGTCATCTTCATGGACGACGGGTACCTCATCGAAGAGAACACGCCCGAGGAATTCTTCCACAACCCGCAGTCCGACCGGACCAAGGATTTTCTCAGCAAGATTCTCAGCCACTAA
- a CDS encoding malate synthase G translates to MTQRLLMGALSIHKELAEAVRTILNGTGLNEATFWGGAESVFRDFAQRNQELLAERDRIQAAMDEWHQAHPGQPGDKKTYHAFLREIGYLSPEGGDFSIVTENVDPEIAKIAGPQLVVPVTNARFALNAANARWGSLYDALYGSDVIERDGIPAKGYDPARGQKVMAWAAAHLDAAVPLANGSHRDAIGFDLTDGPSGKNVVVTLLNGNATFLRDPAQFAGYVDEDGLQSLLFTKNGLHIELQFDPEHPVGRDHPAGIKDVVLESAVSTILDCEDSVAVVDGADKAQAFLNLFGLVMGDLETSFEKDGGTVTRTLADDRTYTTPNGALLTLPGRSMMLVRTVGHLMTTDAVLVDGFGRNEEVPEGILDTLLAGLVFLHDINGRGRWRNSRTGSVYIVKPKLHGPQEVAFTCDLFAAVEKALDMPPLTLKVGIMDEERRTTLNLKECIRAAKDRVIFINTGFLDRTGDEIHTDMEAGPMVRKAAIKDEPWIAAYEDWNVDVGLACGFSGKAQIGKGMWPKPDMMREMVETKGAHPMAGANCAWVPSPTAATLHALHYHQVDVFERQRALAGKSRATLETLTTLPLMRGEHPSADEIARELANNAQSILGYVVRWVDQGVGCSKVPDINGVGLMEDRATLRISSQHLANWLRHGICTEEAVLDTLKAMAEVVDRQNQGDPAYRPMAPHFDQSFAFRAARALIFEGADQPNGYTEPILHTMRRMVKAADATANQE, encoded by the coding sequence ATGACGCAAAGACTTCTCATGGGCGCCCTGTCGATCCACAAGGAACTCGCCGAAGCCGTCAGGACCATCTTGAACGGAACCGGCCTCAATGAAGCAACTTTCTGGGGCGGAGCCGAATCCGTATTCAGGGATTTCGCCCAGCGCAACCAGGAACTGCTGGCCGAACGGGACCGCATCCAGGCGGCCATGGACGAATGGCATCAGGCGCACCCCGGCCAGCCCGGTGACAAAAAGACCTACCACGCCTTCCTGCGCGAGATAGGCTATCTGTCGCCCGAAGGCGGGGACTTCTCCATCGTCACAGAGAACGTTGACCCGGAGATCGCCAAGATAGCCGGGCCGCAGCTCGTGGTCCCCGTCACCAACGCCCGGTTCGCCCTGAACGCGGCCAACGCCCGCTGGGGCAGCCTTTACGACGCCCTGTACGGCTCCGACGTGATCGAAAGAGACGGCATCCCGGCCAAGGGATACGATCCGGCGCGCGGACAAAAGGTCATGGCCTGGGCCGCCGCGCACCTGGACGCCGCCGTGCCCCTGGCCAACGGGTCCCACCGTGACGCGATAGGATTCGACCTGACGGACGGCCCCTCGGGCAAGAACGTCGTCGTCACCCTGCTCAACGGCAACGCCACCTTCCTGCGCGACCCCGCCCAGTTCGCCGGCTACGTGGACGAGGACGGGCTCCAGTCCCTGCTCTTCACCAAAAACGGCCTGCACATAGAGCTGCAATTCGACCCCGAACATCCGGTTGGCCGCGACCACCCCGCGGGCATCAAGGATGTGGTCCTGGAGTCCGCCGTATCGACCATCCTCGACTGCGAGGACTCCGTGGCCGTAGTGGACGGCGCGGACAAGGCGCAGGCCTTCCTGAATCTGTTCGGCCTGGTCATGGGCGACCTTGAGACGAGCTTCGAAAAAGACGGCGGAACCGTGACACGGACGCTCGCGGACGACCGAACCTACACCACGCCCAACGGCGCTCTCCTGACGCTGCCGGGCCGAAGCATGATGCTGGTCCGCACCGTGGGCCATCTCATGACCACCGACGCCGTGCTCGTGGACGGCTTCGGCAGGAACGAGGAAGTTCCCGAGGGTATCTTGGACACCCTGCTCGCCGGGCTCGTCTTCCTGCACGATATCAATGGCCGTGGCCGCTGGCGAAACAGCAGGACCGGCAGCGTGTATATCGTCAAGCCCAAGCTGCACGGTCCCCAGGAGGTAGCCTTCACCTGCGATCTGTTCGCGGCCGTGGAAAAGGCCCTCGACATGCCCCCGCTGACCCTCAAGGTGGGCATCATGGACGAGGAGCGGCGGACCACCCTGAATCTCAAGGAATGCATCCGGGCCGCTAAAGACCGGGTCATCTTCATCAACACCGGCTTCCTCGACCGAACGGGCGATGAAATCCATACGGATATGGAGGCCGGGCCCATGGTCCGCAAGGCGGCGATCAAGGACGAGCCGTGGATAGCGGCCTATGAGGATTGGAACGTGGATGTGGGGCTGGCCTGCGGATTTTCGGGCAAGGCCCAGATCGGCAAGGGCATGTGGCCCAAGCCGGACATGATGCGGGAGATGGTCGAGACCAAGGGGGCGCACCCCATGGCCGGGGCCAACTGCGCCTGGGTTCCCTCGCCCACGGCTGCGACCCTGCACGCCCTGCACTATCACCAAGTGGACGTTTTCGAGCGGCAGCGCGCGCTGGCCGGAAAATCACGCGCCACCCTGGAAACCCTGACCACCCTGCCTCTCATGCGGGGCGAACATCCCTCGGCGGACGAGATCGCCCGCGAGCTGGCCAACAACGCCCAGTCCATCCTCGGCTACGTGGTCCGCTGGGTTGACCAGGGAGTGGGCTGCTCCAAGGTCCCGGACATCAACGGCGTGGGCCTCATGGAAGACCGGGCGACCCTGCGCATATCGAGCCAACACCTGGCCAACTGGCTGCGACACGGAATCTGCACGGAAGAAGCCGTCCTCGACACCCTCAAGGCCATGGCCGAGGTAGTGGACCGCCAGAACCAGGGCGACCCGGCCTATCGCCCCATGGCCCCGCATTTCGACCAGAGCTTTGCCTTCCGGGCCGCCCGCGCCCTTATCTTCGAAGGCGCGGACCAACCCAACGGCTACACGGAACCGATCCTTCACACCATGCGCCGCATGGTCAAGGCGGCCGACGCAACAGCAAACCAGGAGTAA